In a single window of the Terriglobus roseus genome:
- the fliD gene encoding flagellar filament capping protein FliD yields MHAYPGKGVDMAVVGLSFGSATSGTGFDVTTTVASIMTNMRAPETLWTTQTAALTAQDAVLSTLGTDLSALSTALAALTSFDGSFSQKEGAVSDTTTVALTDATTDASAGTHTLTVENLATSSQQHSSAVAAGATLSGSITLQVGSSTTQTIALDSSNNTVSGLAAAINNLNAGVSATVITDSTGSRLSLTSSNSGAANTMTIDSSGMVDSDGNTVAMTVTQVGSDANFTLDGIPLTSTSNTISTALIGVTFQLLGVTSSPVTMQIAEDTSTIASALATFVSAYNTVATALAGQEAKDSTGAAEPLFGDQTLSLLQSELSSALAFATANTGKSSNLAQLGIAVGTTGLLTLDTSTLSTALAGNFTGATNFFQDVGDFGQNLTSVLNSLGTSGNGALALRAAQNTAQERTLADNKTNLEARLVTYQANLTTELNAANQILQSIPSQLDEMKEIYAAITGYNGN; encoded by the coding sequence GTGCACGCCTATCCAGGCAAGGGAGTCGACATGGCGGTTGTGGGTCTCAGCTTTGGATCGGCGACGAGTGGCACGGGCTTCGACGTAACGACGACGGTCGCCAGCATCATGACGAACATGCGCGCACCCGAGACCCTGTGGACAACGCAGACGGCCGCGCTCACCGCTCAGGACGCGGTGCTGAGCACGCTTGGCACGGATCTGTCTGCTCTCTCGACGGCTTTGGCTGCGCTCACCAGCTTCGACGGATCGTTCTCACAGAAAGAGGGAGCGGTCAGCGACACGACAACGGTTGCCTTGACGGACGCAACAACCGACGCCTCCGCCGGGACACACACACTTACCGTGGAGAACCTCGCAACCAGCAGCCAGCAACACTCCAGTGCGGTCGCTGCCGGGGCAACGCTCAGCGGCAGCATCACGCTGCAGGTTGGCAGCAGCACAACGCAGACGATCGCGCTCGACTCCTCGAACAACACCGTGTCAGGACTGGCGGCAGCCATCAACAATTTGAACGCGGGCGTCAGCGCCACCGTCATCACAGACAGCACGGGTTCGCGACTGTCCCTCACCAGCAGCAATAGCGGTGCGGCCAATACGATGACCATCGACTCCAGTGGCATGGTGGACTCAGATGGAAACACGGTCGCCATGACAGTGACGCAGGTCGGCTCGGACGCGAACTTCACGTTGGACGGGATTCCGCTGACTTCCACCTCAAACACCATCTCAACCGCGCTGATTGGGGTTACGTTCCAGTTGCTGGGCGTTACCAGTAGCCCCGTGACCATGCAAATTGCGGAGGACACCAGCACCATCGCATCGGCGCTGGCCACCTTCGTTTCCGCTTACAACACGGTGGCAACCGCGCTCGCCGGACAGGAAGCCAAGGACTCGACCGGTGCAGCCGAGCCGCTCTTCGGCGACCAGACCCTCTCGCTGCTGCAATCGGAGCTCTCCAGTGCGCTCGCCTTTGCAACGGCGAACACCGGAAAGAGCAGCAACCTCGCGCAACTGGGCATCGCCGTTGGAACAACCGGGCTGCTAACGCTCGACACCAGCACGCTTTCCACCGCGCTCGCCGGCAACTTCACGGGCGCCACGAACTTCTTCCAAGACGTGGGTGACTTCGGCCAGAACCTGACCTCGGTGCTGAATAGCCTTGGCACCTCCGGCAATGGTGCACTGGCTCTGCGGGCCGCGCAGAATACAGCGCAGGAGAGGACACTGGCTGACAACAAGACCAACCTGGAGGCCAGGCTGGTGACCTATCAGGCGAACCTGACGACGGAGCTGAATGCTGCAAACCAGATATTGCAAAGCATCCCCTCCCAGTTGGACGAGATGAAGGAAATCTACGCGGCAATCACAGGCTACAACGGCAACTAA
- the fliS gene encoding flagellar export chaperone FliS, with translation MDYREHALAGATGVDLIVALYDGWIRFLHRAADAAENGDVTERRYAVKRSLDILMYLEARLRPDIGGSPAGALSDFYAAMFTMTLEASREGSAEALRKVIDCVRNVKEAWGVVARDPVANRVLPRELRTAAERQPLPGTMPRSQSSSPPLPMRWSA, from the coding sequence ATGGATTATCGGGAGCATGCGCTGGCCGGCGCAACCGGTGTGGATTTGATCGTTGCGTTGTACGACGGATGGATCCGTTTCCTGCATCGGGCGGCCGATGCGGCGGAGAACGGTGACGTGACCGAGCGTCGCTATGCGGTAAAGCGTTCTCTCGACATCCTGATGTACCTGGAAGCGCGATTGCGGCCGGACATCGGCGGGTCGCCGGCTGGGGCACTCTCAGACTTTTATGCCGCCATGTTCACCATGACGCTTGAGGCCTCAAGAGAGGGCTCCGCCGAAGCGTTGCGTAAAGTCATCGACTGCGTACGCAACGTCAAGGAAGCCTGGGGGGTCGTGGCGCGCGATCCCGTGGCAAACCGCGTGCTGCCCCGTGAGTTGCGGACGGCAGCAGAACGACAGCCGCTCCCTGGGACCATGCCGAGGAGCCAGTCGAGCAGTCCGCCGCTGCCGATGCGATGGAGCGCGTAG
- a CDS encoding carboxypeptidase-like regulatory domain-containing protein, translating to MPALSMHAQQWNTVGPVRPLMAAADPGQQNVTYCSLNGRVTSPEGDPLPGAKVQLSAPLLPAREAETDADGNFFIGELPPGMFTVSVSRDGFSPISGSVKLAPEANTATATFTLHPAASDSVSVTASAKDIAQAQVRMAEQQRLAGILPNFFVSYMYRAVPLTSGQKFRLAFKNASDPGNLLLVGVVAGVQQADNAFPGYGQGAKGYGRRYGADLGNLVSGTFLGGAIYPSIFHQDPRYFYRGTGTVRKRFLYAVTRTVVTRGDNGRHQFNYSTVLGDMSAGALSNLYYAPEDRQGAKVTLVNGLLGIAGDAMNNVFQEFVLKKLTTNSKRNTLKN from the coding sequence GTGCCCGCTTTGTCCATGCACGCGCAGCAGTGGAACACTGTGGGTCCTGTTCGCCCCTTGATGGCCGCTGCTGACCCCGGCCAGCAAAACGTAACGTACTGCAGCTTGAATGGCCGTGTGACATCGCCCGAGGGCGATCCTCTTCCCGGTGCGAAGGTGCAGCTGAGCGCGCCACTATTGCCTGCGCGCGAGGCCGAAACGGATGCCGACGGAAACTTCTTCATCGGTGAGTTACCCCCGGGCATGTTCACGGTCTCTGTTTCGCGCGACGGCTTCAGCCCGATCTCCGGATCCGTGAAGCTGGCGCCCGAAGCAAATACCGCCACGGCAACTTTCACTTTGCACCCAGCGGCCAGTGACTCCGTCAGTGTGACTGCATCGGCGAAAGACATCGCACAGGCGCAGGTCCGCATGGCCGAACAGCAGCGCCTTGCAGGAATACTTCCGAATTTCTTTGTGAGTTATATGTACCGGGCGGTCCCACTTACTTCCGGGCAGAAATTCCGCCTTGCATTCAAGAATGCGAGTGACCCTGGAAACCTGCTGCTGGTGGGAGTGGTTGCAGGTGTCCAACAGGCCGACAATGCCTTTCCCGGCTACGGCCAGGGAGCCAAAGGGTATGGTCGCCGTTACGGTGCGGACCTGGGCAATCTTGTCTCCGGTACATTCCTGGGGGGAGCGATTTATCCGTCCATATTCCACCAGGACCCGCGCTACTTTTACCGAGGTACCGGCACCGTCCGAAAGCGCTTTCTGTACGCAGTCACTCGAACGGTTGTAACGCGCGGAGACAACGGCCGGCACCAATTCAACTACTCCACGGTACTTGGAGACATGTCTGCAGGTGCGCTCTCAAACCTTTATTACGCGCCCGAAGATCGACAGGGCGCGAAGGTGACGCTGGTCAACGGCCTGCTTGGTATCGCCGGCGATGCGATGAACAACGTCTTCCAGGAGTTCGTGCTCAAGAAACTGACCACGAACAGCAAGCGCAACACACTCAAGAACTAG
- a CDS encoding UbiD family decarboxylase, whose translation MAYRDLRDWIARLDKSGELKRIKIEVDPDLEMAEIADRAAKMNGGKGGPALLFENVKGHPGARVLMNQFGSERKMRMALECNSLDEIAGRIDTLLKPQMPSTLMDKLKMLPMLAEVGSFFPKVIDRRHAPCKEVVHTGDAIDIFELPVLKTWPGDAGRFITLPLVITRDPKSGKRNTGMYRMQVYDERTTGMHWQRQKNAAEHLRDRIRATASSDAERVNLMAMTAGGTVASGAAAESLPGVTLSRIRGERMEVAVAIGADPAMTFSAIVPAPPEIEEFLIAGFLRQSPVELVKCETVDLEVPAHAEYILEGYVELGELRMEGPFGDHTGFYTMPEEYPVFHLTGITHRKNPIYAATVVGKPPMEDAWLAKAVERIFLPLIKLTMPEIVDINLPPEGVAHNLMLVSIRKSYAGHARKVMSGIWALGQAMFTKCIVVVDEDCDVQDVGEVVLRVANNIDPERDIQFTLGPVDSLDHASRLPNYGSKMGIDATRKWAAEGFTRPWPQMLEMPKDVKMRVDAIWSRLGL comes from the coding sequence ATGGCGTATCGTGACCTGCGCGATTGGATTGCGCGACTGGATAAGAGCGGGGAACTGAAACGCATCAAGATCGAAGTCGATCCCGATCTGGAGATGGCCGAGATTGCCGACCGCGCGGCCAAGATGAATGGTGGCAAGGGTGGCCCGGCGCTGTTGTTTGAGAACGTCAAAGGTCATCCCGGCGCGCGTGTGCTGATGAACCAGTTCGGCAGCGAACGCAAGATGCGTATGGCGCTGGAGTGCAACTCACTCGACGAGATCGCCGGCCGCATTGACACGCTGCTGAAGCCGCAGATGCCTTCCACGCTGATGGACAAGCTGAAGATGCTGCCCATGCTCGCCGAGGTCGGTTCGTTCTTTCCGAAGGTCATCGATCGACGCCATGCGCCGTGCAAGGAAGTCGTTCACACTGGCGATGCTATCGATATCTTCGAACTGCCTGTGCTGAAGACATGGCCTGGTGACGCTGGCCGCTTCATCACGTTGCCACTGGTCATCACACGCGATCCCAAGTCCGGCAAGCGCAATACCGGCATGTACCGCATGCAGGTCTACGACGAGCGTACGACGGGGATGCACTGGCAGCGCCAGAAGAATGCTGCTGAACATCTCCGGGATCGCATCCGCGCCACCGCAAGCAGTGACGCGGAGCGTGTGAACCTGATGGCCATGACCGCCGGCGGTACGGTTGCGTCGGGCGCTGCAGCGGAGAGCTTGCCTGGCGTCACGTTATCCCGCATTCGCGGTGAGCGCATGGAAGTCGCCGTCGCCATTGGCGCAGATCCCGCGATGACCTTCAGCGCGATCGTGCCCGCACCACCGGAGATTGAGGAGTTCCTGATCGCCGGCTTCCTGCGGCAGTCGCCGGTCGAGCTGGTGAAGTGCGAAACCGTTGACCTGGAAGTGCCGGCACACGCCGAGTACATCCTGGAGGGCTACGTTGAACTCGGCGAACTCCGCATGGAAGGTCCCTTCGGAGACCACACCGGCTTCTACACCATGCCGGAGGAGTACCCGGTCTTCCACCTGACGGGGATCACGCACCGCAAGAACCCCATTTACGCGGCAACCGTCGTGGGCAAGCCGCCCATGGAAGACGCGTGGCTGGCCAAGGCGGTTGAGCGCATCTTCCTGCCACTGATCAAGCTGACCATGCCGGAGATCGTCGACATCAACCTGCCGCCTGAGGGTGTTGCACACAACCTGATGTTGGTCTCTATCCGCAAGAGTTATGCGGGGCACGCGCGTAAGGTGATGAGCGGTATCTGGGCGCTGGGGCAGGCGATGTTCACGAAGTGCATCGTCGTCGTGGACGAAGATTGCGATGTGCAGGACGTTGGAGAAGTCGTGCTGCGCGTCGCGAACAACATTGATCCGGAGCGTGACATTCAGTTCACGCTTGGGCCGGTGGATTCGCTCGATCACGCATCGCGCCTGCCCAACTACGGCAGCAAGATGGGCATCGACGCTACACGAAAGTGGGCCGCGGAAGGATTCACGCGACCCTGGCCACAGATGTTGGAGATGCCGAAGGACGTGAAGATGCGCGTCGATGCGATCTGGTCCAGGCTTGGCCTGTAA